One window of Phocoena phocoena chromosome 13, mPhoPho1.1, whole genome shotgun sequence genomic DNA carries:
- the FAM210A gene encoding protein FAM210A, with amino-acid sequence MQWNVPKTVFRLAHRTCMEPDKAGLWGHCQNMKGPLLLYTSESRVVWVQGPQKRWLHLPAAQCVAKERKPFIAHPPQPGILHKQWEQDILSKRVLSSSATSPGTPSEKKEEPDPLQDRSISLYQRFKKTFRQYGKVLIPVHLITSGVWFGTFYYAAIKGVNVVPFLELIGLPDSVVNILKNSQSGNALTAYALFKIATPARYTVTLGGTSFTVKYLRSRGYMSTPPPVKEYLQDRMEETKERLTEKMEETKDRLTEKLQETKGKVSFKKKVE; translated from the exons ATGCAATGGAACGTACCAAAGACTGTATTCCGACTGGCACATAGGACATGCATGGAACCAGATAAAGCTGGTCTTTGGGGACACTGTCAAAACATGAAGGGACCATTACTTTTGTATACCTCAGAATCCAGAGTGGTTTGGGTACAGGGCCCTCAGAAACGATGGCTGCACTTACCTGCTGCCCAGTGTGTTGCAAAGGAAAGGAAGCCATTCATTGCTCACccaccccaaccagggatcctTCATAAACAGTGGGAGCAGGATATCTTATCCAAGAGGGTTCTGTCATCCAGTGCTACATCCCCAGGAACTCCctctgaaaaaaaggaagaacctGATCCTTTACAAGACAGATCAATTAGTCTTTATCAAcgatttaagaaaacatttagacAATATGGAAAAGTTTTGATTCCAGTGCATCTAATAACTTCTGGTGTTTGGTTTGGAACGTtttattatgcagccataaa aGGAGTGAATGTCGTTCCTTTTCTAGAACTTATTGGGTTACCTGACAGCGTAGTAAACATTCTGAAAAATTCCCAGAGTGGAAATGCACTGACAGCATATGCCCTGTTTAAG ATTGCAACGCCTGCGCGGTACACTGTGACCCTGGGGGGGACCTCCTTCACTGTGAAGTATCTGCGCAGCCGTGGCTACATGTCGACGCCACCCCCTGTGAAGGAGTATCTGCAGGACAGGATGGAGGAGACAAAGGAGCGCCTCACAGAGAAGATGGAGGAGACAAAGGACAGACTCACTGAAAAACTGCAAGAAACCAAAGGAAaggtttcttttaagaaaaaagtggAATAG